GAACTTGTTTTTGAAACCTGTCCTCAAAACTTGTTACAGCAGTGTCTCAATGCTTTGACACTGTTAGAAATTCTTACATCCACTACAAATACTACAGTTAAATGTAATACCTATATCTTGTAAAACGCATAATTAAGACTGTATGACTAAGTTTATTAATACAATAATTTTTTCTAACTCAATTatgtcaaaataaaaaaaaagcatcCCAACACAATCAACAGGGTGCAGTACAAAACAGTCTCCCTACAACCCGTTCAATAAAAGTCTAATTTCTAAAGAAATTATGAAACCATTGGGCAGATTTCTTGGGATATCTCTTCAGACCATCTTTGTGATCTACAAAATTAATCCCGAAGTGAACTGTGTAGCCAGCCGCCCACTCAAAATTATCCAACAGCGACCATGCAAAAAAATATCCTCATGATACATCAATTCCATCACTGTTAATAAGAAATAAAACTTTGTTAGTCATTGTACAAAACCAAAACCATGACATAAAAGATTAATCAATTCTTGACCTACTAAAACCTAGAATCAGTAACATTACATGCACACATTTATTGATGGAAATGAAGTCCCTTTGAATATAAAAGATTAAGATATATTTGCAATACTAGCTCAGGGATTATCTATGAACATAACCAAGATATAAACTATATGTGTTGGACAAACTAAAGCCTTCGAACAATAACATTCCATGCACAAGTAAAATCGCGCCTTTCTGATCCGGCCTCCTATTTGCATCTGAGTAAGGTTTTCTCTAACTCGTTTGCATCAAAAAAATAACATTCCGTGCACACATGTTATTGACTGACCTGATGGCTTTTCGAAGGTACGAGAGGTGTTTGAGATGGTAGTTTATTATAATACCATCCATCATGGCTTCATCAAGTGGCGCTGTCTTATTGTTGAACTCACACAAACCTACAAACCAAGAGAAGGAAGCTCAGCACCTGATCAGACAACCAATGTTAAACTACAGCACTGAAACACTGGAAAGCCCTGAGAAACTAGTTGACCATTTTCCGTAATGTGGATAACCGGGTCATTGTATCTTACCTTGACATGGAGCAACAGTTTTCTTATCCCCGGTGGGTAGATATAGAGCCAGTCAGGAGCAGCCTGTGATGCATTTCAAGTCTCCATTAGTTACAGAAAACCAAGGCTATGATTTTGCAAACCAGGTTAGAGTTGTCAAAGGATAGTTCTAAATTTGATTAAGAAAGCACTGGCTTTAGGACCAATTGGGATCCAATTGCGAATGGTCGTCACAGACATTTACATAGTTAATTGAAAGATAGGATTAACATCACATATAGGAACCactaaaatatgatatttaaGCTGTACATTTAATTACCTGTTACTTCAAAACGTGCATCGGTACTAAAGTTTATATGAACATTGTTGTGGGGCAGAACGTTGTTCAAGGTTGCCTTCCTAAGGAGGAAGGTGGGTTTGGGATCAAGGATCTGCGCTCCTTTAAGTAGTCACTCTTGGCAAAATGGGGCTAGCGTTTCTATGAGGAGGATTCAGGTTGGTGGAGGAAAATTGTATCTGGTGCTTGTCTCAAAAAAGTTATACTAACTGCTAATTGGAAGCCGAAAAGAATCTAGTCTAGGCTTTGGCGGAATGTGATTAATTCCATGCCACCAGTTTGGAACAGAGTCAGATATAAGGTGGAAGATGGCAAGAATGTAACATTTTGCCATGACAACTGGATTGGCTTTGCTCTCAAAATCCTATTTCCTCATCTTTTCAGTTATTATTGTGGTAAAAAAGGAACTGTGGTTTCCTTCTTCAACTCCAGATGGGGATGTTGGTGCATTCCATCTTCTTCATAGTCTTCGCATGTTTTTAGGAAAAAGCAAATCTTCTGTCAATACTTGCCGAAGTCGATCTGAATTCAAATCAGGATAAAATCATCTAGCAGTTGGAACCCTTGGATAACTTCACTACATCTTCTCTTTACCATTTTCTTGCTGCTAGAGGTGTGAAGTGGCCTTTGGCTAAGCCATTGTGGAAGAGCAGGATTCCATCTAAAGTTAAATGTCTTATGTGGTTGGCCCTTCCAAACAAACTCAATGCTAGGGAGTTCCGACAAGAGAAATTAAGCAGAAATATTGAGGGCTGTTTGCTTTGTGATGGTGCCGCAGAATCCACTGATTACATATTTGTTAACTATCCCTTTACTTCTCATTTTGGTCTTGGATTTAAGACAGGGTAAATGTGCAGTTTGTGCCATCTAATTTGCTTCAACTCTATTCCTCCTGGTCAAAACAGAATTTCAAATTGGTACTTCGTCAACCTGATCTTATGCTGAGAGGAAGGGAACTCAAGGATGTTCCTTAACAAGAGCTCAACTACAGCTTTTGTCTTCAGAAAGATTTTAAGTTTATTCAACCTGTGATCTGCTCTCTATAATCCGAATGACTGGGCTAGTGTTGGAACGTTGGCAAAGCGGCTCTTTAAAGGATGGTCTTTCTATTGCTCTTTAGGTGGGGTTATTTCCTTCTTTTGCTTCAATCTATTACTACTTGACTCCATCTGTATTTTGTTCCTGTGAAACTAGCCTATCGTCCGGGTGATGATTTTTTGATTGTATAAAAACTACTGTTTGGTTCTGTAAATAgcattctttttctaataaatttgggTGGCTGCTTTCAGCCTCCctcattaccaaaaaaaaaaataaaaataactggtGGTGTAGTAATTAACCCGTACAAAATCAGAAGATCCTTAACGCTCTTCACACTGCTCTTTGATAAATCTGGGCAAACGATCTTGCGCAAATGCCCTCATGATAAATGGATAATTTCCTCGAGTTAAGGGGTCCATGAACCGATACAAGCCATGAGAAATCCAGCTCTGTAGGCTAGTTTCCTTTGGAGAAATGTTATAGATTAAGTTTTCATTTGAGGTTATTGGGAGGGACCTATGCATGTGTCATGCTTTTATCGAATGGGAACTATGTCTTAGGCTTACCGGTGACTCACCATCCAAGTACAAAATCTAGGACTCGTTGTGCTGCTGCATGGTTGGCCTTGGACCCGGAGTAGGGCACAAACCGGTTGCATTTCAAGGTTATACGCATTCTTCTT
Above is a genomic segment from Elaeis guineensis isolate ETL-2024a chromosome 1, EG11, whole genome shotgun sequence containing:
- the LOC140850892 gene encoding beta-glucosidase 13-like, coding for MCCKVSLFLNFDNSKDFQDYTEVCFMEVGYRMKHWIPFNYIEFVWKGQPHKTFNFRWNPALPQWLSQRPLHTSSSKKMDFESKANPVVMAKCYILAIFHLISDSVPNWWHGINHIPPKPRLDSFRLPISRAQILDPKPTFLLRKATLNNVLPHNNVHINFSTDARFEVTVSVTTIRNWIPIGPKAAPDWLYIYPPGIRKLLLHVKVRYNDPVIHITENGQLVSQGFPVFQCCLCEFNNKTAPLDEAMMDGYFFAWSLLDNFEWAAGYTVHFGINFVDHKDGLKRYPKKSAQWVQADLVRNVYKIDFRFLEFQSTIHGDPSFG